The genomic segment CGCGGCCTTGTACGCCGCGTACACCTTGCGATAGTCGTGCCCACCGCGCTTGAGGTTCCAGATCTGCTCGTCGGTGAGGTCCTTCACCAGGTCCTTCGTGCGCGGGTCGCGTCCGAAGAAATGCTCCCGCACGTAGGCGCCGTCGTTGGCCTTGTACGTCTGGTAGTCGCCGTCCGGCGTCTGGTTCATCAGGTTGACGAGCGCGCCGTCGCGGTCGGCGTGCAGCAACGCGTCCCACTCGCGGCCCCAGATCACCTTGATGACGTTCCAGCCCGCGCCGCGGAAGTAGGCCTCGAGCTCCTGGATGATCTTGCCGTTGCCGCGGACCGGGCCGTCGAGGCGCTGCAGGTTGCAGTTGATGACGAAGGTGAGGTTGTCGAGCCCCTCGCCGGCGGCCACGTGGATGAGGCCGCGGGACTCCGGCTCGTCCATCTCGCCGTCGCCCAGGAACGCCCAGACGTGCTGGTTGCTCGTGTCCTTGATGCCGCGCGCGTGCAGGTAGCGGTTGAACCGTGCCTGGTAGATCGCGTTCATCGGGCCGAGGCCCATCGACACGGTGGGGTACTCCCAGAAGTCCGGCATCAGCCGCGGGTGCGGGTAGGACGGCAGGCCGCCGCCCTCACCGGCGTGGGAGTGCTCCTGACGGAACCCGTCGAGCTGCTCGGCGGTGAGCCTGCCCTCCAGGAAAGCCCGGGCGTAGATGCCGGGGGAGGCGTGGCCCTGGATGAAGATCTGGTCGCCACCTCCCGAGTGGTCCTTGCCTCGGAAGAAGTGGTTGAAGCCCACCTCGTAGAGCGCCGCGGACGACGCGTAGGTGGAGATGTGACCGCCGACGCCGACGCCCGGCCGCTGCGCACGGTGCACCATGATCGCGGCGTTCCAGCGGATGAACGCGCGGTAGCGGCGTTCGATTTCCTCGTCGCCGGGGAACCACGGCTCGTTCTCCGTGGGGATGGTGTTGACGTAGTCCGTGGTCGTCAGCGGAGGCACGCCCACGTTGCGCTCACGGGCACGCTCCAGCATCCTGAGCATCAGGTACCTCGCGCGCTGTTGACCGCCCCTCGCCATAGCGGCGTCGAAGGAGTCGAGCCATTCGGCCGTCTCCTCCGGGTCGATGTCGGGCAAGTGCGCCGCCAGTCCGTCGCGGATGACGCGGACACGCGCCGGTGCTCCCTGGCCGGAGGCGCCTGTGGCGCCGCGCCCGGCCTCGTCGTTCTGGGGGGCCAAGGGATCTCCTCGCCGAAGTTCGGGTTGTTCGTTCTTTGTTAAACATCGTGACTGTGGACACGGCGTTCGTCAGCCACTACTGTTCGGTAACATTGAGCTGTTCGTAACACCGTGTCGAGTTGTGGCGATCCTGCGCGGAAACACCGTATGGACCGCGCCTCCCACCCTAGTTCAGGTGGCCGGAAACGGGACTGTCTGGATTCAGAAGACGGTGCCCGCGTCGCTCGTCACGCCGTGACATATCGTTCACCCCCCGGCCCGACAGGTGTGGCCTCCGGTGTGGACGGTTGCGCTCCGGGCCGTTGCGGTGTTCGCTATGCCCATCCGTGTACGCAGTGCGGTCGGTCGCGAAGAGTGAGCGACCTTGAACGGACCGTACGTTCCCTATTGGAGGAGTGAGAAGTCGTGGTCGCCGCGGGAGACGCTGACCAGAACAGCGTCGCCGACAAGCTCGGGATCAAGCCGGACATGGTGGTCCAGGAGCTGGGCTGGGACGAAGACGTCGATGAGGAGGTCCGTGCCGCCGTCGAGGCTCACATCGGTGGCGAGCTGCTCGACGAGGACGCCGACGAAGTCATCGACGTGGTGCTGCTCTGGTGGCGCGACGGCGACGGAGACCTCGGAGACGCGCTCGTGGACGCTCGGGCCCCGCTCGACGAGAACGGCGTCGTGTGGGTGCTGACCCCGAAGACCGGTCAGCCCGGGCACGTCGAGCCCAGTGAGATCGCTGAAGCGGTGCCCACGGTCGGGATGTCGCAGACCTCCAACCTCAGCCTCGGTTCCGGTTGGACCGCCACGCGGCTCGTGCCGAGGTCCACCTCACGGCGCTGAGCCCGGCCCATCCGCTCGTCCCCGCGCCGCGATAGGGTTCACCCCGGCACTCGCGTCGGCGGAGTCGACGGATGCGCGCCGTAATGTCGGACAAGCGAAAGGTTGTCGCCCATGGCCGTCGAGGTCGGTTCCCAGGCTCCGGACTTCACGCTCAACGACTACAACAAGCAGCAGGTGACGCTGTCGTCGTTCCGCGGCGACAAGCCGGTGCTGCTCGTCTTCTACCCGTTCGCTTTCAGCGGCGTGTGCCAGGGCGAGCTGTGCCAGCTCCGGGACGAGTACGACCAGTACCCCGGCGTTCAGGTGCTCGGCGTCTCGGTGGACACGCCGTTCGCCCTGAAGGCGTGGGCCGAGCAGCAGAACTACCAGTTCCCGCTGCTGTCGGACTTCTGGCCGCACGGTGAGGTCGCGAAGGCGTACGGTGTGTTCAACGAGCAGGCCGGCCTGGCGCTGCGCGGTACCTTCCTGATCGACACCGAGGGTGTCGTCCGGTTCGCCGAGGTGAACCAGCCGGGTGAGGCGCGCGACCAGGAAGCGTGGAAGAAGGCGATCGCCGAGCTCGGCTGACGGTCGGGCGGATCGCACCCACTCTGACGAAGGCTCCCGGCAGGTCTGCCGGGAGCTCTTCGGGCGCATAGCTCAGCGGGAGAGCACCTGCCTTACAAGCAGGGGGTCGCAGGTTCGAACCCTGCTGCGCCCACCACCACACCACCTCCACACGCGTGTCCGCGCTCCACGCACGCGTGTTCGCACGTCGGGTACGGCGCCGCTGGGCCGTACTACGTCCACGCGCACCGTTCACGGAGAGCCTGAACGCCGTCGCCGGTGAGTTCGTCGCAGTACGACGCCCGCCCGGCCAGTGCCATGACGAGCGCCAGCGTCCGGCCCGCGACGACGGGGCCCGATCCGGCGACGAACGGCCCGTCCGTCGCCTCCAGCCGCAACCCGGCCGCTCGTTTCCCCGACGGCAGGACGAGGTTGGAACCCTGGTCGCTTCGTCGAGCTCGGCAAGGTCGGTGGCCAGTGCGGCCCGTTCGGCGTGGACGAGCGGCCACAGTGCGCGCGGTGTCCGTGGGGTGTCGGTCACGGGGATCCCTTCCTGGTTCGGAGCGAGACCGTAACCAGGGGCTCCGACAGCGCGAGCCCGGCGAGCACGGCACACGCGCGGAGGTTGCGTTGTCGTCGCCGTTCGTGTCGAGTTCGTGACATGGCGGTATGTGCGATCGAGACCCGAGGCTCTATCCTCGTCGCCGAGATGTGACGTCAACCGTGAAGGCTGCTGTGCACACTGTCGGCGACGCGGCAGACGAGTCCGCCCACGAACGCGGGCCCGTCCGGCCGTACCTTGACGATCTTCCCCTGGAGCTGTGGGACTCGGACGCGACGACCGAGGCCAGACCCGGCTCCCGGCGGAGATCGTGGTGGCGTGCGGTTCTGCCCGTCGCCCTGGCCGTCGTGCTCGTCGGCGTGCTGGTGGCCGTGCTGCCGTCCTTGGACGAGCACAACGTGGGCAGCGGAAGCGCGCAGGAGGCCCCCGACGCGGTGCCGTCGCTCGCCTCGATCGGCGACAACCGGCTGCTCCGCAACGGGACCGTGCTGGCCGACGTGCACTGTGACCTGCCCGCGCTCGGCAGCGCGCCGGAGCGGCTGCAGCGCTTCTACACGGCCGAGCTGCGCTGCCTCGAACGCGCCTGGAAGCCCGTGTTGGCCGAGGCGGGCGTCGAGTTCGCCGGAGTGGACGTCAGCATCACCGACGACCCGACCACCGCGTGTGGCGCGTTACCGCCGGCCGACGAAGCCACCGGGTTGTACTGCGCGCAGGACGCCACGATCTATCTGCCGCGCCAACGCACCCTGGAGGCCTTCGGGCTCACCGAGCAGGCGCACCTCGCCACGCTGGCCCACGAGTACGGCCACCACATCCAGCACCTCAGCGGGATCCTCGCCGACGCCAACGGCCAGCTGAGCCGTTACCCGGCGGGCAGTGCGGCGGATCGCGAACTGGGCAGGCGGGTCGAGTTGCAGGCGAACTGCTTCGCCGGTGTGTTCCTCGCGAGCGCGGCGGGCCGGGGCTCGATCTCGGAGGAGCTCGGCGACGCCGCGGTGGACGACTTCCGCAACTGGGTGGACAGCGAGACCCACGGTGCGAGCGCCACGCAACGGACCTGGGCGGCGCGGGGATTCCGCCACGGCGACGTGGGGCACTGCAACACGTGGCACGCGCCGAGCGAGGACGTCGCGTAGCCGGTCACGGCAGGACAGGCAGCGGCCAGGTCCGGCCGGTGGCGCTGTCGATGAGCGCGGCGCTCGTGACCCGCACCGTCAGCGGCAGGATCTCGTACACCAACGACGCGACCGCGGGCAGTTCCCGCGTCGCCGACCTGGTGGCGACCGAGGAGTGCGGGAGCCAGCGGTCGAGGGCGTAGTGGCGGTGGACGCGGGCGCCGGTGCCGCTCACGGCTCGCACCACGGCCTGCTGGCGGGTGAGCAGATCGGCGGCCGGGGCCGGGACGAGTGAGACGCGGCCCCGCCGGAACGCCGCAAGCGCATCGAAGGTGATCTCGAACGGGCCGTGGTCGGGCAACGCCGCGACCGCCGCGTGCACGGCGTCGACGTCCCAGTCGAGCAGGACCACGTACGACAGGTGCGGGTGATGTCGGCCGTGGGTGTGGGTCGCCAGCGTCGCGATGCCCGCCGCCTCCAGCCGTGACCACAGATCGCGCAGCGCCCGTGCCGAGCGCGTATCGAACAGCAGGCAGACGCCCAACGCCACGTCGACGACCCTAGGACGACCTGGGATCGCTCGCCGTTTCGGTGTCCCCCACTCGGGTATTCGCGGGGTGAGCGGCGCCCGTCACATCCGAGGCTTGTCACACCCGAGGAGGCCGTCATGACCCAGGACACCCGAGCTCGCCCGCGTCGACGAGGGTTCCAGCCCGTTCAGGCGTTGGCCGGGCTGATCGGGCTCGTCTACCTCGCGCTCGGCATCATCGGACTCTTCATCACGGGATTCGGCGGGTTCGGGGACGCCGTCCACAGCACCCTGTGGGTGTTCTCGATCAACCCGCTGCACAACGTCTTCAACATCGTCATCGGTGTGCTCGGCGTGCTGATGGCGTTCAGTTCGGGCGCCGCTCGCACCTATGGCTGGTTGCTGCTCGTGGTCTTCGGCGTGCTGCTGTTGTGGGGGCTCGCGATCACCGGCGTGTTCGCCGAGAACCCGGTGGGCGGTCTGGGCAACCCGTTCGCGCTCAACGCCGCGGACAACTGGCTGCATCTCGGGACGGCTCTGCTGGGCCTCGTGCTCGCGGTGATGCCGGCCCGCAAGAAGGTCACCGGGCTGCCCGGGGCGGGACAGGAACCGATGGCCGGGTCGATGCGGGGTTCGGTGGACGAGGGCGCCAGCCGTGCCGGTGCCCGGGACACGGGCACCCGTCACGCACCCGGGCGACGCATCTGGCGTCGCGGCGCGGCGCACTGACACCGGAAGGGACCTGGGCCGGGCACCGGTCTCGGACCCACACCCCGGGTCGCGTCCCGGCGACGCGACCCGGGCTCACTGCGCCGGTACGACGTGGGCGAGCACGCAGGTGATGTTGTCCGGTCCGCCGCCCTCGTTGGCGAGGTCGATGAGCGCCTGCACGGCGTCCTCCAGGGTGGTCTCCTTGCTCGTGACCCCCAGGAGCACCTGCTGGATCCTGTCGGCCTTCACGACGTCGGTGAGCCCGTCGGAGCAGAGCAGGTACACGTCGTCGACCTCGGCGGTCTCCAGCGAGATGTCCGGCTCGGCGGGCACACCCGCGAGCAGTGCTCGCACCAGCACCGACCGGCTCGGGTGGCGTTCGGCCAGCTCGGGTGTGAGGCGACCCTGGTCGACGAGCGCCTGCACCATGGTGTGGTCGCGGGTGAGCTGGGTCAGCACGTCGCCGCGGAGCCGGTAGCAGCGCGAGTCGCCGATGTGCCCCAGCGCGAACTGCGGGCAGTTCCACAGCATCGCGGTGACCGTGGTGCCCATGCCGGTGAGCTCGGGGTCGTCGGCGACGCGGTTCTCGAGGCGGGTGGCGGCGGCGCGGATCGCACCGGCCAGGTCCTCGCCGAGGTCGACGTCGTCCAGGTTCCGGTCCACGAGCCGCGTGTCGAGTTCTTCGAGTGCGGCGACCGCCTCGGCGCTGGCGACCTCACCTGCGGCGTGCCCACCCATCCCGTCGGCGACAGCGAGGAGCCGCGCGGTCGCGTAGGAGGAGTCCTCGTTTCCGCCGCGGTGTTGCCCGACGTCGGAGCCGGCGGCGTAGCGGAGGGTGAGGGCCTGGTCGTGTGTCATGAGTGCAGTGAACCATTGCTCGGTGAGCAGCGAGGCATAACAGTACGCCAACCGGTTTCGATTTGCCGAACCGGCACACCACGGGACGCCGTGCGACCGGGCCCGGGAAGGCGTGCGCCACGCCGGGCATGCCGTCCGGGGAAGGATCATCGCCGGGGCTAAGCTGGTCGGCACGTCTTGGTCGTCCCTGGGTGTTTGCGGAGGTTCTCCCGCGGTGTCGAACGATTCCTTCGTCCACCTGCACGTCCACACCGAGTACTCGATGCTCGACGGCGCGGCGAAGATGGCCCCGCTGTTCGCCGAGGCCACTCGGTTGGGAATGCCGGCCGTGGGCATGACGGACCACGGCAACATGTACGGCGCCGACGAGTTCTACCAGCAGGCGACGAAGGCGGGCATCAAGCCGATCATCGGGATCGAGGCCTACGTCGCGCCGGAGAGCCGGTTCCACAAGAAGCCCGTGTTCTGGGGTCACCAGGGGCAGCGCGGCGCCGACGAGTTCGGCGAGGGCGGTGACGTCTCCGGCGGCGGTGCCTACACGCACATGACGATGCTGGCGGAGAACGCCACCGGTCTGCGGAACCTGTTCAAGCTCTCCTCGCTCGCGAGCATGGAGGGCTACTACCGCAAGCCTCGGATGGACCGCGAACTGATCGCGGAGAACGCCGAAGGCATCATCGCCACCACCGGCTGCCCGTCCGGTGAGGTGCAGACGCGGTTGCGGCTGGGGCAGAAGGACGAGGCGCTGCAGGCGGCGTCCGACTACCGTGACATCTTCGGCCAGGACAACTTCTTCCTGGAGTTGATGGACCACGGCCTTCCGATCGAGCGTTCGGTGCGTGAGGGTCTGCTGGAGATCGCGGGCAAACTCAACCTGCGCCCGCTGGCGACCAACGACTCCCACTACGTCACCAAGGACCAGGCGGAGTCGCACTCGGCGCTGCTGTGCGTGCAGTCGGGCAAGACGCTGTCCGACCCGACCCGCTTCAAGTTCGACGGCGACGGCTACTACCTGAAGTCCGCGGCGGAGATGCGCGAGTTCTGGGACAAGGAGGTTCCCGGGGCCACCGACTCGACGCTGCTCATCGCCGAGCGCGTGGAGTCCTACGCCGACGTCTACGCCCACAAGGACCGGATGCCGGTCTTCGAGGTGCCCGAGGGCCACACGCAGGAGTCGTGGCTGCACCACGAGGTGATGAAGGGCCTCGAATGGCGGTTCCCCGACGGCATCCCGGACGGGTACGTCGAGCGCGCCGAGATGGAGCTCAACGTCATCGCGCAAAAGGGGTTCCCGGCGTACTTCCTCGTGGTCGCCGACCTCTGCAACTACGCGCGGAGCGTGGGCATCCGGGTCGGTCCCGGCCGTGGTTCGGCCGCGGGCGCCCTCGTCGCCTACGCGCTGGGTATCACGAACCTCGACCCGATCCCGCTGGGTCTGCTGTTCGAGCGGTTCCTCAACCCCGAACGCATGTCGATGCCCGACATCGACATCGACTTCGACGACCGCAGGCGTGGCGAGATGATCCGCTACGCCACCGAGAAGTACGGCGCCGACAAGGTCGCGCAGGTCATCACGTTCGGCACCATCAAGACCAAGGCCGCCATCAAGGACGCGGCCCGCGTCCACTTCGGCCAGCCGGGTTACGCGATCGCCGACAAGATCTCGAAGGCGCTCCCGCCGCCGATCATGGCGAAGGACATCCCGCTGTCGGGCATCGTCGACCCGGAGCACGAGCGGTACGCGGAGGCGGCCGAGGTTCGCACGCTCATCGAGACCGACCCCGAGGTCAAGACGATCTTCGAGACGGCCCGGGGCCTCGAGGGACTGATCCGCAACGCGGGTGTGCACGCGTGCGCGGTCATCATGTCGAGCGAGCCGCTGCTGGACGCCATTCCGCTGTGGAAGCGGGACGACGGCGCCATCATCACCGGGTGGGACTACCCGTCGTGTGAAGCCATCGGTCTGTTGAAGATGGACTTCCTCGGCCTGCGCAACCTCACCGTCATCGGCGACGCCATCGACAACATCAAGGTCAACCGCGGGGTCGACATCGACCTCGACACCCTCGGGGTGGACGACCCGGAGACCTACAAGCTCCTCGGTCGCGGCGACACGCTCGGCGTGTTCCAGCTCGACGGTGCCGCCATGCGGGACCTGCTGCGCCGGATGCAGCCCACCGAGTTCGCCGACATCGCCGCGGTCAACGCGCTGTACCGGCCGGGGCCGATGGCGATGAACACGCACAACAACTACGCCGACCGCAAGAACGGCCGGCAGAAGGTCTCGCCGATCCACCCGGAGCTCGAGGAGCCGCTGGCGGAGATCCTCTCGGAGACGTACGGCCTGATCGTCTACCAAGAGCAGATCATGCAGATTGCGCAGAAGGTCGCCGGCTACTCGATGGGCCGAGCCGACGTGCTGCGCCGGGCGATGGGCAAGAAGAAGAAGGAGGTCCTCGAAAAGGAGTTCGAGGGCTTCGAGGCCGGGATGAAGGAGAACGGGTTCTCCAAGGAGGCCATCCAGGCCCTGTGGGACACGATCCTTCCGTTCGCGGGCTACGCATTCAACAAGTCCCACGCCGCGGGCTACGCCCTCGTCGGGTACTGGACCGCCTACCTCAAGGCCAACTACACCGCCGAGTACATGGCGGCGCTGCTCACGTCGGTGGGCGACAACAAGGACAAGTCGGCGGTCTACCTGTCCGAGTGCCGCAGGCTCGGGGTCCGGGTGCTGCCTCCGGATGTCAACGAGTCCGACCGCCGGTTCGCGGCCGTCGGGAACGACATCCGCTTCGGCCTCGGGGCGATCCGCAACGTGGGTGCCAACGTGGTCGAGTCGATCATCAAGACCCGGGAGAAGAAGGGGAAGTACACCTCCTTCACCGACTTCCTCGACAAGTCGGAGCTCGTGGCCTGCAACAAACGCGTCATCGAGTCGCTGATCAAGGCGGGGGCGTTCGACTCGCTCGGCGCCACGCGGCTGTCGATGATGCGGGTGCACGAGGACGCCGTCGACGCGGTCGTGCCGCTCAAGCGGCAGGAGGCGATGGGGCAGTTCGACCTGTTCGGCACGGGTGGTGACGACGGCCAGGCGCCGAGCACGGCGTCGTCTCCGCTCGCGCACCTGAAGTTCGAGGACGAGGAGTACCCGCGCAAGCAGAAGCTCGGTTACGAGCGCGAGATGCTCGGGCTCTACGTGTCGGCGCATCCCCTCGACGGTGCCGAGCGGATCCTGCGCAAACACGCCAAGCGCCCCATCGCGGCGATCCTGGCGGAGCCTCCGAAGGAAGGCGAGATCGAGATCGCCGGGCTCATCACGGCGCTCGAACGCCGGGTGAACAAGAGAGGCGAACCCTGGGCCATCGCCACGGTCGAGGACATGGACGCCGCCCTGGAGGTGCTGTTCTTCCCGAAGTCCTACGCCCTGTTCGCCGCCGACCTCGTGGAGGACAACGCGGTGGTGGTCAAGGGCCGCGTGAACTGGCGGGAAGACAAGATGTCCGTCTTCGCGGGCGGGTTGGTGCCGCTGGACCTCAGCGACGTCGCGCTCGGCGACGAGGAACCACCGCTGATGCTGCTGGCCTCGGCCGAGAAGATCACGCACAGCGTGGTGACCGAACTGAAGCAGACGTTGCAGGCCCACCGCGGCGACACCCCGGTCCGGCTCAAGCTGGTCGGGAACTCGTCGGAGACGGTGTTCGCGCTCTACGACTACTCGGTGACGGTCAGCTCGATGCTGATGGGAGAGCTCAAGGGCATCCCGGGTATCGCGGCGAGCGCCTGATGCGAGCACTTCCTACGGTGAGAGGGTGACCTCGCGGACCGGCGAACCCGACCCGCGACGCTGGCGCGCACTCGCCGTCACGTTGACCGCCGGGTTCATGTCGCTGCTCGACGTCAGCATCGTGAACGTCGCACTGCCCTCCATCCAGGAGGGACTCGGTGCCACGGACGCGGGCGTGCAGTGGATCGTCTCCGGGTACGCGCTGACGTTCGGTCTCGTGCTCGTCTCGGGGGGGCGGCTCGGTGACGCCGTCGGCAGGCGGCGCATGTTCCTGATCGCGCTG from the Saccharomonospora azurea NA-128 genome contains:
- the dnaE gene encoding DNA polymerase III subunit alpha is translated as MSNDSFVHLHVHTEYSMLDGAAKMAPLFAEATRLGMPAVGMTDHGNMYGADEFYQQATKAGIKPIIGIEAYVAPESRFHKKPVFWGHQGQRGADEFGEGGDVSGGGAYTHMTMLAENATGLRNLFKLSSLASMEGYYRKPRMDRELIAENAEGIIATTGCPSGEVQTRLRLGQKDEALQAASDYRDIFGQDNFFLELMDHGLPIERSVREGLLEIAGKLNLRPLATNDSHYVTKDQAESHSALLCVQSGKTLSDPTRFKFDGDGYYLKSAAEMREFWDKEVPGATDSTLLIAERVESYADVYAHKDRMPVFEVPEGHTQESWLHHEVMKGLEWRFPDGIPDGYVERAEMELNVIAQKGFPAYFLVVADLCNYARSVGIRVGPGRGSAAGALVAYALGITNLDPIPLGLLFERFLNPERMSMPDIDIDFDDRRRGEMIRYATEKYGADKVAQVITFGTIKTKAAIKDAARVHFGQPGYAIADKISKALPPPIMAKDIPLSGIVDPEHERYAEAAEVRTLIETDPEVKTIFETARGLEGLIRNAGVHACAVIMSSEPLLDAIPLWKRDDGAIITGWDYPSCEAIGLLKMDFLGLRNLTVIGDAIDNIKVNRGVDIDLDTLGVDDPETYKLLGRGDTLGVFQLDGAAMRDLLRRMQPTEFADIAAVNALYRPGPMAMNTHNNYADRKNGRQKVSPIHPELEEPLAEILSETYGLIVYQEQIMQIAQKVAGYSMGRADVLRRAMGKKKKEVLEKEFEGFEAGMKENGFSKEAIQALWDTILPFAGYAFNKSHAAGYALVGYWTAYLKANYTAEYMAALLTSVGDNKDKSAVYLSECRRLGVRVLPPDVNESDRRFAAVGNDIRFGLGAIRNVGANVVESIIKTREKKGKYTSFTDFLDKSELVACNKRVIESLIKAGAFDSLGATRLSMMRVHEDAVDAVVPLKRQEAMGQFDLFGTGGDDGQAPSTASSPLAHLKFEDEEYPRKQKLGYEREMLGLYVSAHPLDGAERILRKHAKRPIAAILAEPPKEGEIEIAGLITALERRVNKRGEPWAIATVEDMDAALEVLFFPKSYALFAADLVEDNAVVVKGRVNWREDKMSVFAGGLVPLDLSDVALGDEEPPLMLLASAEKITHSVVTELKQTLQAHRGDTPVRLKLVGNSSETVFALYDYSVTVSSMLMGELKGIPGIAASA
- a CDS encoding peroxiredoxin, with product MAVEVGSQAPDFTLNDYNKQQVTLSSFRGDKPVLLVFYPFAFSGVCQGELCQLRDEYDQYPGVQVLGVSVDTPFALKAWAEQQNYQFPLLSDFWPHGEVAKAYGVFNEQAGLALRGTFLIDTEGVVRFAEVNQPGEARDQEAWKKAIAELG
- a CDS encoding DUF3052 domain-containing protein encodes the protein MVAAGDADQNSVADKLGIKPDMVVQELGWDEDVDEEVRAAVEAHIGGELLDEDADEVIDVVLLWWRDGDGDLGDALVDARAPLDENGVVWVLTPKTGQPGHVEPSEIAEAVPTVGMSQTSNLSLGSGWTATRLVPRSTSRR
- a CDS encoding PP2C family protein-serine/threonine phosphatase, translating into MTHDQALTLRYAAGSDVGQHRGGNEDSSYATARLLAVADGMGGHAAGEVASAEAVAALEELDTRLVDRNLDDVDLGEDLAGAIRAAATRLENRVADDPELTGMGTTVTAMLWNCPQFALGHIGDSRCYRLRGDVLTQLTRDHTMVQALVDQGRLTPELAERHPSRSVLVRALLAGVPAEPDISLETAEVDDVYLLCSDGLTDVVKADRIQQVLLGVTSKETTLEDAVQALIDLANEGGGPDNITCVLAHVVPAQ
- a CDS encoding 2'-5' RNA ligase family protein; its protein translation is MALGVCLLFDTRSARALRDLWSRLEAAGIATLATHTHGRHHPHLSYVVLLDWDVDAVHAAVAALPDHGPFEITFDALAAFRRGRVSLVPAPAADLLTRQQAVVRAVSGTGARVHRHYALDRWLPHSSVATRSATRELPAVASLVYEILPLTVRVTSAALIDSATGRTWPLPVLP
- a CDS encoding DUF4383 domain-containing protein, translating into MTQDTRARPRRRGFQPVQALAGLIGLVYLALGIIGLFITGFGGFGDAVHSTLWVFSINPLHNVFNIVIGVLGVLMAFSSGAARTYGWLLLVVFGVLLLWGLAITGVFAENPVGGLGNPFALNAADNWLHLGTALLGLVLAVMPARKKVTGLPGAGQEPMAGSMRGSVDEGASRAGARDTGTRHAPGRRIWRRGAAH
- a CDS encoding neutral zinc metallopeptidase; the protein is MHTVGDAADESAHERGPVRPYLDDLPLELWDSDATTEARPGSRRRSWWRAVLPVALAVVLVGVLVAVLPSLDEHNVGSGSAQEAPDAVPSLASIGDNRLLRNGTVLADVHCDLPALGSAPERLQRFYTAELRCLERAWKPVLAEAGVEFAGVDVSITDDPTTACGALPPADEATGLYCAQDATIYLPRQRTLEAFGLTEQAHLATLAHEYGHHIQHLSGILADANGQLSRYPAGSAADRELGRRVELQANCFAGVFLASAAGRGSISEELGDAAVDDFRNWVDSETHGASATQRTWAARGFRHGDVGHCNTWHAPSEDVA